Within the Sporosarcina luteola genome, the region GGAAATGGAGTTCGAATTCAGACCGGGACCGATTGTCGGAAACATCGTCCTGGCTGATGAAATTAACCGGACGTCCCCGAAAACGCAAGCCGCCTTACTCGAGAGCATGGAGGAATCGTCCGTAACGGTGGACGGGGAAACGATCCGGATCCCGCAGCCGTTTTTCGTCATGGCGACCCAGAACCCGATTGAATACGAAGGGACATATCCGTTGCCGGAGGCCCAATTGGACCGATTTCTCTTCAAGCTGAAGATGGGCTATCCGAAACGGAGCGAAGAAATTGAAGTTCTGTCCCGTGCTGAAAAATCGGTGCCAATCGACCATCTCGAAACAGTCCTGACGATTCAAGAATTAGCGGAGCTCCAACATGCAGTGAAAGAAGTGACTGTCGACCAAACGATTAAAACGTATATCGTCGATTGTGCGTCGGAAACGCGCACTAATCCGCACGTCTATCTCGGAGTGAGTCCGCGCGGATCGCTTGCGCTCATGAAGTCTTGCCAAGCATATGCGCTTATTAAAGGGCGGACGTATGTAACGCCTGACGACGTGAAGTATTTGGCTCCTTTTGTGTTCGGACATCGGATGATCCTCCGTTCGGAAGCGAAGTACGAAGGGATCACTTCAAATGAAATCGTCGACCGGATCCTAACGCGGGTGAGTGTGCCGATTGACCGGGTCGGTTTGAAATGAAAAAAGGGAAAGAATTGCTATCGGTGACAGGCCGCTTCGTTTTCATCGTCGGCCTTTTCTTTTCCGTCTACGTCTTTGCGATGTTCCAAGGCGGTAAAGTGAGTTGGACGATCTTTTACATGTTGACACCCTTCCTTTTGTATTCAATCGCTCTATTTGCCTATCCGATAAATAATATAAAAGCTGAGCGCATCATCCGGACGAAAACGATCGAGAGCGGTGGGAAGCTCGCGGTTACCGTTAAACTTTCGCGGACAGTCCGATTCCCATTGCTGTATACCGTCGCGATTGAAAAATGGGCGGATCCCGCCATGGTCAGAAGCGCGAAAGCTAATACAAAGCATATCTTTCTATTCGGCTTCAAAAAGAGTATGGAGTTTTCATATGAAATTGACAAGCTTCCGAGAGGGGAGCATATTGTGGAAGGCGTCGAAATGGAAGTTTCCGATTTTTTCGGTTGGATTAAAAAGCGTGCATCCATAGAATTGAAGGATGCCATCCTTGTTTATCCGAATACGACTTCCATTAAATACGTGCCGATTAATTCCCAATATGACCGCGGATCTCTCATCTCCCCATTTTCGCTCGTCAAGGATACGACGATGGCGACAGGGGTGAGGGATTATCAGGCGGGCGACCGGGTCACATGGATCCATTGGAAATCCTTCGCCCGTACGCAAAATCTGATGACGAAGGAATTCGAAGATCGGCAATCGGAAGATATTATCGTGTTGCTCGACGGCAGAGAATCAAATCTGTTCGAAGAGAAGGTTGAACTTGCGGCTTCCATTGTCGAGGAGGCTGCGAACCATCAGGCGAATATCGCTTTCGTTTCTGTGGGGGCGGAGACGGTCGCGTTTCCATTCATCCATTCAGCTGACCAATTGCGCGATGTATTCGTTCATTTGGCTAAAATAAGGCCAACTGCTAGCGAAGGCATACAGCCGATAGCGGCGACACTGCCAGCGGTTGCCGGCAGCGTCGTCTTAGTGACGGCCGATCCCGACTGGTTGTTCATCCAATCGATGATGGCTCTCGTAAAAAATACGAAATCGGTCATCTGTTTCGTCATCGTTGAAGGGGAAAATCAGTTGCCTCAGCAGCTTCAAGAGCAAATTAGATTTGCCAAAGCAAAAGGGATCACTATCCATGCACTTAGTAGAAAGCAATTTTCGGAAGCCTTTAAGGAGGTGGCCAGTTAATGAAGGAAGTAAAGACAGATATGCGTTTCCTCATACTCATGTATGTGCTGGCTTTCATCCTCCTCTGGGAATGGCTGTTGCCTGTCATTGAATTGACCGACACGGAATATATAGCGGTTTTCCTTTATTTCATCGGCATTTCCTTCCTTTTCGGATTGCTGAGGATGAGATGGTGGCTATCCATCCCATTGAAACTTATCTATCTTTTTTGGTCGCTTCATTATGTGTTTTTTGAAACTGTCATTCTTTCGAGAGAAACAGTTTCTTTGCTCATAACGGATCTCGTGTCGAATATCGGCATTATCGCCGCTTGGAATTGGGAAGGCATTACGAATCCGTTCCG harbors:
- a CDS encoding AAA family ATPase gives rise to the protein MTHAQVIDKVLANIDKVMIGKRDIAELSLTALLAGGHVLLEDVPGVGKTMMVKALAKSIGASFKRIQFTPDLLPSDVLGVSIYNPREMEFEFRPGPIVGNIVLADEINRTSPKTQAALLESMEESSVTVDGETIRIPQPFFVMATQNPIEYEGTYPLPEAQLDRFLFKLKMGYPKRSEEIEVLSRAEKSVPIDHLETVLTIQELAELQHAVKEVTVDQTIKTYIVDCASETRTNPHVYLGVSPRGSLALMKSCQAYALIKGRTYVTPDDVKYLAPFVFGHRMILRSEAKYEGITSNEIVDRILTRVSVPIDRVGLK
- a CDS encoding DUF58 domain-containing protein, which codes for MKKGKELLSVTGRFVFIVGLFFSVYVFAMFQGGKVSWTIFYMLTPFLLYSIALFAYPINNIKAERIIRTKTIESGGKLAVTVKLSRTVRFPLLYTVAIEKWADPAMVRSAKANTKHIFLFGFKKSMEFSYEIDKLPRGEHIVEGVEMEVSDFFGWIKKRASIELKDAILVYPNTTSIKYVPINSQYDRGSLISPFSLVKDTTMATGVRDYQAGDRVTWIHWKSFARTQNLMTKEFEDRQSEDIIVLLDGRESNLFEEKVELAASIVEEAANHQANIAFVSVGAETVAFPFIHSADQLRDVFVHLAKIRPTASEGIQPIAATLPAVAGSVVLVTADPDWLFIQSMMALVKNTKSVICFVIVEGENQLPQQLQEQIRFAKAKGITIHALSRKQFSEAFKEVAS